A region from the Streptomyces sp. 3214.6 genome encodes:
- a CDS encoding DUF5707 domain-containing protein, with protein sequence MSRRIVLSVTAGVVVLGGAGAFALAYAGGQPPVLAHSTARYAAPEGDRGGSLAFTTDVTASAGVKNVKVLAWPAKSSFAKKGLTVKEMAAAEAAVCKPAGGDTVRCTYNVRVTPADAEASPRGLWHVAVLATDKDGDTTLDTKAADFTVV encoded by the coding sequence ATGTCGCGTCGTATCGTTCTGTCCGTGACCGCCGGTGTTGTCGTCCTGGGCGGTGCCGGGGCCTTCGCTCTGGCCTACGCCGGGGGCCAGCCTCCGGTGCTGGCGCACAGCACGGCCCGTTACGCTGCCCCCGAAGGTGATCGGGGTGGTTCGTTGGCCTTCACCACTGATGTCACGGCGTCCGCCGGTGTGAAGAACGTGAAGGTCCTGGCCTGGCCGGCGAAGTCGTCGTTCGCGAAGAAGGGGCTGACCGTCAAGGAAATGGCGGCTGCGGAGGCGGCGGTGTGTAAGCCGGCCGGTGGGGACACCGTGCGGTGCACCTACAACGTCCGCGTCACGCCCGCCGATGCCGAGGCGTCTCCGCGCGGTCTGTGGCACGTCGCCGTCCTGGCCACCGACAAAGACGGCGACACGACGCTGGACACGAAGGCGGCCGACTTCACCGTAGTGTGA